A genome region from Cyprinus carpio isolate SPL01 chromosome B23, ASM1834038v1, whole genome shotgun sequence includes the following:
- the gpr157 gene encoding G-protein coupled receptor 157 has translation MAETNQTEVYVYEQVVILTSCVLSFFGSLLIICTYAKWHDLRTTPRKLLMYLSVTDLLSALSYFYGVLRIFDSDSADCIAQGAISTFANTSSFFWTVAIAIYLYVFIVKSSQRQANNLVLYFHLISWGVPFAITVAALSLHKIGYDASEVSVGWCWVNIQAKDHVLWMLLTGKIWEFIAYVTLPVLYILIKIHIHNAHAALSEYRPILTSSPVSHSLSSMADRKLTLIPIIFIMLRMWSTIRFLLLLTNSPAGHNPVLVTLHGIGNTFQGAANCIMFVLLTPSIRSRLLALLCCRGQDRHWHTDSVSQNRASAHTPSCREENTNPQTWENSEG, from the exons ATGGCCGAGACGAACCAGACCGAGGTGTATGTTTACGAACAGGTTGTTATCCTGACATCCTGTGTACTTTCGTTTTTTGGGTCACTTTTAATCATATGCACATATGCGAAATGGCACGATCTGAGAACTACACCGAGAAAACTGCTCATGTATCTGTCTGTCACTGACCTCCTGTCTGCACTCTCTTACTTTTACGGAGTTTTGAGGATTTTTGACTCTGATTCTGCGGATTGTATTGCGCAAGGAGCAATTTCCACATTCGCCAACACCAGCTCATTCTTCTGGACCGTGGCTATTGCTATTTACTTGTACGTTTTTATTGTGAAGTCCAGCCAGAGACAGGCCAACAACCTGGTGCTGTATTTTCATCTTATCAG CTGGGGCGTTCCTTTTGCCATCACTGTGGCAGCCCTGTCCCTGCACAAGATCGGTTATGATGCCTCTGAAGTGTCTGTTGGCTGGTGCTGGGTGAACATCCAGGCTAAAGACCATGTGCTGTGGATGCTGCTCACGGGAAAGATCTGGGAGTTCATTGCCTATGTCACACTGCCAGTCCTGTACATCCTTATAAAGATACACATTCACAATGC ACATGCGGCTCTGTCCGAGTACCGTCCCATCCTGACCAGCAGCCCTGTCTCTCACTCGCTGTCTTCCATGGCAGACAGGAAGCTCACCCTCATCCCCATCATCTTCATCATGCTCCGCATGTGGAGCACCATCCGCTTCCTGCTCCTGCTGACCAACTCCCCTGCAGGACACAACCCTGTGCTGGTCACCTTGCAT GGAATTGGAAACACCTTTCAAGGAGCTGCGAACTGCATCATGTTTGTGCTGTTGACTCCCTCGATTCGATCACGTCTGCTGGCTCTGCTGTGCTGCAGAGGTCAGGACAGACACTGGCATACAGATTCAGTGTCTCAGAACAGGGCAAGCGCACACACGCCTTCATGCAGGGAGGAAAACACCAACCCTCAAACCTGGGAGAACAGTGAGGGGTAA